Proteins from a single region of Moritella sp. F3:
- a CDS encoding AAA family ATPase, which yields MQRNLLSERIETLIDHLSYGIYERRDAIRLCLLAALSGESVFLLGPPGIAKSLIAKRMIEIFEDESYFEYLMTRFSTPEEIFGPLSIKALKDEGKYVRLTKGYLPEAEVVFLDEIWKAGPAILNTLLTVINERTFHNGIDHQKVPMRVIVSASNELPSADSGLEALYDRMLLRLYLEPIQDKRNFKAMLIQKPLRQINEKILKVSNDEFELWQQEINQVRLSEHCFEIIYELKLFLEQRNTTGEMIENVVYVSDRRWKKSMRLLQACAYFNGRDEVTETDLFILKDCIWHDLESRDVIIEATHQFASKRFCDQDEVNLALASIKSRLIKLDDEFIDRFATRLTSDVLLTKLRYKLDREFVRTSSLNGIPGLCKIALLGEYDVLEQGSQETAKWVHVGLDDFQKQIKTGSCLVKGYVNDHRNDVWLNFSVDANQHLQVQNFANKSIPVAVIIADAALNINENWLQPLADIDKEITAIADKLKKSQREFSLTNHNIFVSDDFMDDVASSLGSLSLELNNLVQHKASLLNRLNAIAHLFEQG from the coding sequence ATGCAAAGAAATTTGTTATCAGAACGCATTGAAACACTAATAGATCATCTTTCTTATGGTATTTATGAACGCCGAGATGCCATAAGATTATGTTTATTAGCAGCCCTGAGTGGCGAGAGTGTATTCCTATTAGGGCCTCCCGGTATTGCTAAAAGTTTAATTGCTAAACGTATGATAGAAATTTTTGAAGATGAAAGTTACTTCGAATATCTAATGACACGTTTCTCAACACCGGAAGAGATTTTTGGTCCGCTATCCATTAAAGCACTAAAGGATGAAGGTAAGTATGTTCGTTTAACGAAAGGTTACTTACCTGAAGCGGAAGTGGTATTTCTGGATGAGATCTGGAAAGCGGGCCCTGCAATTCTAAATACGCTATTGACGGTGATTAATGAACGTACCTTTCATAACGGTATTGATCACCAGAAAGTGCCTATGCGCGTTATCGTCTCGGCATCAAATGAACTACCCAGTGCCGACTCTGGCTTAGAGGCTTTATACGACCGTATGTTATTGCGTTTATATCTCGAACCAATTCAAGATAAGCGTAATTTCAAAGCCATGTTAATCCAAAAACCACTACGCCAAATCAATGAGAAAATCCTCAAAGTGAGCAATGATGAGTTCGAACTTTGGCAGCAAGAGATTAATCAAGTTCGTTTGAGTGAGCATTGTTTTGAAATAATCTATGAGTTGAAGTTATTTTTAGAACAACGTAATACCACTGGTGAGATGATCGAAAATGTTGTTTACGTCTCAGATCGTCGTTGGAAAAAATCAATGCGCTTGTTGCAAGCCTGTGCTTATTTCAATGGTCGTGATGAAGTTACCGAGACCGATTTATTTATTCTTAAAGACTGTATTTGGCACGATCTAGAATCACGAGATGTGATTATTGAAGCCACGCACCAATTTGCCAGTAAACGATTCTGCGACCAAGATGAAGTGAACTTGGCATTAGCCAGTATCAAGAGTCGTTTGATTAAACTTGATGATGAGTTTATCGACCGCTTTGCGACTCGTTTAACTTCAGATGTATTACTGACTAAGTTACGCTATAAATTAGATCGTGAATTTGTGCGTACATCTAGCCTTAATGGTATTCCTGGTTTGTGTAAAATTGCACTATTGGGGGAATATGATGTATTAGAGCAGGGCTCACAAGAAACGGCAAAATGGGTACATGTTGGTCTTGATGATTTCCAAAAGCAGATAAAGACAGGTTCTTGTTTGGTTAAAGGCTATGTGAATGACCATCGTAACGATGTGTGGTTAAACTTTTCTGTCGATGCTAATCAACATCTACAGGTACAAAACTTTGCCAATAAGAGCATCCCTGTGGCTGTTATTATTGCCGATGCCGCGTTGAATATTAACGAAAATTGGTTACAACCTTTAGCTGATATCGATAAAGAGATCACGGCGATTGCTGACAAATTGAAAAAAAGCCAGCGTGAGTTTAGCTTAACTAATCATAATATTTTTGTCAGTGATGACTTTATGGATGATGTAGCAAGCAGTCTTGGATCATTATCGCTAGAGTTAAATAACTTAGTTCAGCATAAAGCGTCATTATTAAATCGCTTAAATGCCATTGCGCATTTATTTGAACAAGGCTAA
- the glyS gene encoding glycine--tRNA ligase subunit beta: MATENLLIEIGTEELPPKSLRTLAEAFAANFQAELEKAGLEFTDVNWMAAPRRLALTVSSLADAQADKVIEKRGPAVTVAFDADGNATKAAQGWARGNGITVEQAGRVKTDKGEWLLHKSEVKGKATQALVADMVATSLAKLPVSKPMRWGDSPIQFIRPVHTITMLFGAEALEGEILGIKAARTIRGHRFLGKGDFELPHADNYVDMLEDHCMVMVDYERRKDVIRKQVIAAASEHGGVAEIEEDLLEEVTSLVEWPVTLVGNFEERYLDVPAEALIYTMKDNQKYFPMLSTDGELLPKFIFVSNIISKDVRQVIEGNEKVVRPRLADAEFFFNTDKKRTLESRLADLETVLFQKQLGTLKEKSQRIANLAAAIAGKISANTEHAQRAGLLAKADLMSDMVVEFPDVQGVMGMHYARNDGEAEEVAVALNEQYMPRYAGDRLPESLVACSVALADKLDTLVGIFGIGQIPKGDKDPFALRRAAIGTLRIIIEKDLPLDLVDLVDTAKALFGDKLSNQNVSTDVVAFVLGRFPAWYRDAGISVDVIQAVLARRPTKPADFDKRVKAVNHFRGLDASATLAAANKRVGNILAKFEGELNATVDVSLLQENAEKALASAVAAKVELLAPLFATGDYQQALTELSELRDVVDTFFDNVMVMADDEALKINRLTLLNTLRNQFLNVADISVLQK; encoded by the coding sequence ATGGCAACTGAAAATTTATTAATCGAAATTGGTACTGAAGAATTACCACCAAAATCGTTACGTACTTTAGCTGAAGCATTTGCAGCGAACTTCCAAGCCGAGCTAGAAAAAGCCGGTTTAGAATTTACTGACGTTAACTGGATGGCTGCACCTCGCCGTTTAGCATTAACAGTCTCATCACTTGCTGATGCACAAGCTGATAAAGTCATTGAAAAACGCGGTCCTGCTGTTACTGTTGCGTTTGATGCTGACGGTAACGCGACGAAAGCGGCACAAGGCTGGGCACGCGGCAACGGTATTACTGTTGAGCAAGCAGGTCGAGTAAAAACAGACAAAGGCGAATGGTTACTGCATAAGTCAGAAGTTAAAGGGAAAGCCACTCAAGCACTTGTTGCTGATATGGTTGCTACTTCTTTAGCTAAACTGCCTGTTAGCAAGCCAATGCGTTGGGGCGATAGCCCGATTCAATTCATTCGCCCAGTACATACTATTACGATGTTATTTGGTGCTGAAGCACTTGAAGGCGAAATCTTAGGTATTAAAGCGGCACGTACTATTCGCGGTCACCGTTTCCTCGGTAAAGGTGATTTTGAATTACCACACGCTGACAACTATGTTGATATGCTTGAAGATCACTGCATGGTAATGGTTGATTACGAGCGTCGTAAAGATGTTATCCGTAAACAAGTTATTGCAGCGGCAAGCGAGCACGGCGGTGTTGCTGAAATCGAAGAAGACCTACTTGAAGAAGTAACGTCTCTAGTAGAATGGCCAGTAACATTAGTGGGTAACTTTGAAGAACGTTACCTAGACGTACCAGCGGAAGCTTTGATCTACACGATGAAAGACAACCAAAAGTACTTCCCAATGTTAAGCACTGACGGCGAGCTTTTACCTAAGTTTATCTTTGTGTCAAACATCATCAGTAAAGATGTTCGACAAGTAATTGAAGGTAACGAAAAAGTTGTACGCCCTCGCCTAGCAGATGCTGAATTCTTCTTTAACACTGATAAGAAGCGCACTTTAGAAAGTCGCCTTGCTGATCTAGAAACTGTTTTATTCCAAAAACAACTAGGTACGTTAAAAGAGAAATCACAACGCATTGCCAATTTAGCAGCAGCGATTGCTGGTAAAATTTCTGCAAATACTGAGCACGCACAACGCGCAGGTCTATTAGCTAAAGCTGACTTAATGTCAGACATGGTTGTAGAATTCCCTGACGTACAAGGTGTTATGGGCATGCATTATGCTCGTAACGACGGTGAAGCAGAAGAAGTGGCAGTTGCACTTAACGAACAGTATATGCCTCGTTATGCTGGTGACCGCCTACCTGAATCATTGGTTGCTTGTTCAGTAGCACTGGCTGACAAACTTGATACACTAGTGGGTATCTTCGGTATTGGTCAAATCCCTAAAGGTGATAAAGACCCGTTTGCACTTCGCCGTGCAGCGATTGGTACACTACGTATCATTATCGAAAAAGACTTACCGTTAGATCTTGTTGATTTAGTTGATACTGCAAAAGCATTATTCGGTGACAAGCTATCAAACCAAAATGTATCAACTGATGTTGTTGCGTTTGTACTTGGTCGTTTCCCTGCATGGTACAGAGATGCTGGTATCAGCGTTGATGTGATTCAAGCAGTACTTGCTCGTCGCCCAACTAAACCAGCTGACTTTGATAAGCGTGTTAAAGCAGTAAATCACTTCCGTGGTTTAGACGCTTCAGCAACATTAGCTGCAGCAAACAAACGTGTTGGTAATATCCTCGCTAAATTTGAAGGTGAACTAAACGCAACGGTTGATGTGTCACTACTGCAAGAAAATGCTGAAAAAGCATTAGCTTCTGCTGTAGCAGCTAAAGTTGAATTACTCGCACCATTATTCGCCACTGGTGATTATCAGCAGGCACTAACAGAGTTATCAGAACTGCGTGATGTTGTAGATACATTCTTCGACAACGTAATGGTAATGGCTGATGATGAAGCGCTTAAAATTAACCGCTTAACACTGCTTAATACCCTGCGTAACCAATTTTTAAATGTAGCTGACATCTCTGTTCTACAGAAGTAA
- the glyQ gene encoding glycine--tRNA ligase subunit alpha: MSNYNVKTFQGLILALQDYWARQGCAIVQPFDMEVGAGTSHPMTFLRSLGPEPMAYAYVQPSRRPTDGRYGENPNRLQHYYQFQVVIKPSPANIQELYLDSLKEVGLDPLVHDIRFVEDNWENPTLGAWGLGWEIWLNGMEVSQFTYFQAVGGLECTPVTGEMTYGLERLAMYIQEVDSVYDLVWTDGPLGVVKYGDIFHQNEVEQSTYNFEHADVDFLFTLFDESEKEAQKLLDLEVPLPLPAYERILDAGHAFNMLDARHAISVTERQRYILRIRTLSKGVAEAYYASREALGFPLCKKDK, translated from the coding sequence ATGTCAAATTATAACGTTAAAACTTTTCAAGGGCTGATCCTAGCACTGCAGGATTACTGGGCTCGCCAAGGTTGTGCGATCGTACAACCATTCGATATGGAAGTAGGTGCCGGCACCTCTCACCCAATGACGTTCTTACGTTCATTAGGTCCAGAGCCAATGGCTTATGCTTACGTTCAACCATCACGTCGTCCTACCGATGGCCGTTATGGTGAAAATCCAAATCGTTTACAACACTACTATCAGTTTCAAGTAGTGATCAAACCGTCTCCAGCGAATATCCAAGAATTATACTTGGACTCACTGAAAGAAGTTGGTCTTGATCCATTGGTTCACGATATTCGCTTCGTAGAAGATAACTGGGAAAACCCAACATTGGGAGCCTGGGGTCTAGGTTGGGAAATCTGGCTAAACGGTATGGAAGTATCGCAATTTACTTACTTCCAAGCAGTTGGTGGCCTTGAATGTACGCCAGTTACTGGTGAAATGACTTACGGTCTTGAACGTCTTGCGATGTATATCCAAGAAGTAGACAGCGTATACGACCTAGTATGGACCGATGGTCCACTTGGTGTTGTTAAATACGGTGACATTTTCCACCAAAATGAAGTTGAGCAATCAACTTATAACTTCGAACATGCTGATGTTGATTTCCTATTCACTCTGTTTGATGAAAGTGAAAAAGAAGCGCAAAAGCTACTCGATTTAGAAGTGCCGCTACCACTACCAGCATACGAACGTATTCTTGATGCTGGCCACGCATTTAATATGCTCGATGCGCGTCATGCTATCTCAGTGACTGAGCGTCAACGTTATATTTTACGTATTCGCACCCTTTCTAAAGGTGTAGCTGAAGCGTATTACGCATCTCGTGAAGCACTAGGCTTCCCGCTATGTAAAAAAGACAAATAG
- the tusA gene encoding sulfurtransferase TusA, with amino-acid sequence MNPLFSNPEHELDALGLRCPEPVMMVRKTVRKLDDGQTLLIIADDPATVRDIPSFCQFMDHTLVASQTEQLPYQYLIKKGVN; translated from the coding sequence ATGAACCCATTATTTTCGAATCCAGAACATGAACTAGATGCCCTAGGTTTACGCTGTCCAGAACCCGTTATGATGGTACGAAAAACAGTAAGAAAACTCGATGATGGCCAGACATTACTGATTATTGCAGATGATCCTGCAACGGTACGTGATATTCCTAGTTTTTGTCAGTTTATGGATCACACGTTAGTCGCGAGCCAAACAGAGCAATTACCGTATCAATATTTGATTAAAAAAGGCGTTAATTAG
- the bfr gene encoding bacterioferritin, with amino-acid sequence MKGNTQVIASLNGLLHNELAAIDQYFTHSRMYQDWGLEKLYQQMNHEMEEEITHADALIKRILFLEGTPNLKDRRDLLIGDDVPSMLKNDLVLEMEVVAAIRASIKLCEDEGDYQTRQVLLPLLADTEEDHVYWLEQQLGLIQKISLANYIQSHIGV; translated from the coding sequence ATGAAAGGTAACACTCAAGTTATCGCTAGCTTAAATGGCTTATTACACAATGAACTAGCAGCTATAGATCAATATTTTACCCATTCTCGTATGTACCAAGATTGGGGTTTAGAAAAACTCTATCAACAAATGAATCATGAAATGGAAGAAGAGATAACGCATGCTGATGCGTTGATCAAACGTATTTTATTTCTTGAAGGCACCCCTAATTTAAAAGATCGCCGTGATTTACTCATTGGTGATGATGTTCCTAGCATGCTCAAAAATGATTTGGTACTGGAAATGGAAGTTGTCGCTGCCATCAGAGCGAGTATTAAATTATGTGAAGATGAAGGCGACTATCAAACTCGGCAGGTGTTACTGCCTTTACTTGCTGATACCGAAGAAGACCATGTTTATTGGTTAGAGCAGCAATTAGGTTTGATCCAAAAAATTAGCTTAGCGAACTATATCCAATCTCATATCGGTGTTTAA
- the bfr gene encoding bacterioferritin, which translates to MQGNNQIIMLLNKALGCKLVAINQYFLHARMYRNWGLEQLDKADYKQSILKMKQADKFINRILFLQGLPNLQDLGRLAIGEDTPEMLHLNMELELSIRVVLQTLIAECENSQDYISRDIAAEILEEVEEQIDWVESQEYLIRHAGLDNYLQSQM; encoded by the coding sequence ATGCAAGGCAATAACCAAATTATAATGCTGCTAAATAAAGCATTAGGCTGTAAATTAGTGGCAATTAATCAGTATTTTTTACATGCTCGTATGTATCGAAATTGGGGGCTAGAGCAACTTGATAAAGCAGATTATAAACAGTCTATTTTGAAAATGAAGCAAGCCGATAAGTTCATAAATCGGATTTTATTTTTACAAGGTTTACCCAATCTACAAGATTTAGGACGCTTGGCTATTGGTGAAGATACGCCAGAAATGCTGCACCTTAATATGGAACTGGAACTGAGTATTCGCGTGGTGTTACAAACCTTGATTGCTGAATGTGAAAACAGTCAGGATTACATTAGTCGTGATATAGCGGCTGAAATTTTAGAAGAGGTTGAAGAGCAAATCGATTGGGTTGAAAGCCAAGAGTATCTTATCCGCCATGCTGGTTTAGATAATTACCTACAGTCACAGATGTAG
- a CDS encoding (2Fe-2S)-binding protein: MYVCICRGITDKQLIKSIDEGATTMKTLSTELGIGSQCGKCCQCAKKILNQTLIKQAQQQPLVA, translated from the coding sequence ATGTACGTATGTATTTGTCGCGGTATTACCGATAAGCAGTTAATAAAAAGTATCGATGAAGGTGCTACAACCATGAAAACATTAAGCACTGAACTGGGTATTGGTAGCCAGTGTGGAAAATGCTGCCAATGTGCAAAAAAAATCTTAAACCAGACCTTAATTAAACAAGCACAACAACAGCCACTAGTCGCTTAA
- a CDS encoding GlxA family transcriptional regulator, producing MKIGFVLYDKALVTGISLAAEMLSGASRLRDRKTQHQDPLEIKLISTSLAAKSLTAGLRLQPDLTFECEHEFDLVILPPMWGNPLVSIIKYPQVIPWLHQQYNQGAKILSTGTGVCWLAEAGLLDGLPATTHWYFYDQFSQHYPQVKLNRQASITAANGLYCAGSINSQSEMMLFLINEMFGKKIASVIENHFSHEISRTEQQPFYQIGGQVQFDESIALAQDWMQRNMAKVITNQMIADVCQLPLRTFNRRFKEQVGKTPNQFLLTLRLETAQVLLRDFGLTMCDVSEQVGFRDAYYFKKKFEQHFDMAPKQYRDMVKAKVFAP from the coding sequence GTGAAAATTGGATTTGTACTTTATGATAAAGCGTTAGTCACTGGCATCTCTTTAGCGGCAGAAATGCTCTCCGGTGCGTCACGCTTACGTGACCGCAAAACCCAGCATCAAGATCCGTTGGAAATAAAATTAATTTCGACTAGCTTAGCAGCAAAATCTCTCACCGCGGGGTTGCGCTTACAACCCGATTTAACCTTTGAATGTGAACACGAATTTGATCTAGTCATTCTCCCTCCTATGTGGGGAAACCCTTTAGTATCAATAATTAAGTACCCTCAAGTCATTCCTTGGTTACATCAACAATATAACCAAGGTGCAAAAATACTCTCAACTGGCACCGGCGTTTGCTGGTTAGCTGAAGCAGGTTTACTCGACGGCTTACCAGCCACCACACATTGGTATTTTTACGATCAATTTAGCCAACACTACCCACAAGTCAAACTTAATCGTCAGGCTTCAATTACCGCCGCTAACGGTTTATATTGTGCTGGTAGCATTAACTCACAATCAGAGATGATGTTGTTTTTAATCAATGAGATGTTTGGCAAGAAGATCGCTAGCGTGATTGAAAACCACTTTTCTCATGAAATATCACGCACCGAACAACAACCTTTCTATCAAATTGGTGGCCAAGTGCAATTCGATGAATCCATTGCCCTCGCGCAAGATTGGATGCAACGTAATATGGCAAAAGTGATCACCAATCAAATGATTGCCGATGTTTGCCAACTGCCGTTACGCACTTTCAATCGCCGCTTCAAAGAACAAGTTGGAAAAACGCCGAATCAGTTTTTATTAACCCTCAGACTCGAGACAGCACAAGTATTATTACGCGATTTTGGGCTCACTATGTGTGATGTTTCCGAACAGGTTGGTTTTCGCGATGCATATTATTTCAAAAAAAAATTCGAGCAACACTTTGATATGGCTCCAAAACAATATCGAGACATGGTAAAGGCCAAAGTTTTCGCCCCATAG
- a CDS encoding beta-ketoacyl synthase: MAKLPLIVGLGGINAAGRSSGFHSYKRLVCDALQDDVMASTWQDLAQRMGLDSSDINADIIAQIKAGTLVRHATTFDPKAVPFQRKAKLTAGAEPITFQLKKSKLPHTIPANWSLTDIDNKTVTVTVEGDFDVLINDAIDYPVSSAGNIPTGFDLDKLYNSRSHPRGLKLTVYGASDALNSLGVDWDSILTLINPDEVSVYAGSALGQVDENSFGGMLSAYFKGGRVSTKMMAMALAEMPADFINSYVINSAGTTGTNMGACASFLYNLRQGMLDIQSGKSKVAIVGNAEAPVETGVMEGFRVMGALAEDDQLKALDNSDSVDNRRACRPFSSNAGFTMAESAQFVVLMDDELALELGVTIYGSVADVFINADANKKSISAPGIGNYVTVAKATALAKAILGEGGLQHTFVQAHGTGTPQNRVTESHILSEVAASFNITNWPVTAIKSYVGHSMGAAAGDQLVASLGVWQHGWIPGIKTIDHIADDVHQANLNILTDHQFVGDKGQEMKAVLLNAKGFGGNNATGLVLSPQQTLMMLKAKYGASVVNTYQEKNSQIQQTAATADRNACAGDENIRYAFGNAVIDEAGVNISTEEVRLQGFANAIKLAQSNPYQDYS, translated from the coding sequence ATGGCGAAGTTACCGTTAATTGTTGGTTTGGGTGGTATTAATGCAGCTGGACGTAGTTCTGGTTTCCACAGTTATAAACGTTTAGTGTGCGATGCGCTGCAAGACGATGTCATGGCCAGTACATGGCAAGATCTCGCACAGCGTATGGGACTTGATTCGAGCGATATTAATGCTGATATTATTGCGCAAATTAAAGCGGGTACCTTAGTACGTCACGCCACTACGTTTGATCCAAAAGCGGTGCCTTTTCAGCGTAAAGCAAAGTTAACGGCAGGTGCTGAGCCAATTACATTTCAATTAAAAAAATCGAAATTGCCACATACGATCCCGGCGAATTGGTCACTTACTGATATTGATAATAAAACCGTGACAGTGACCGTTGAAGGTGACTTTGATGTGTTAATTAATGATGCTATCGATTATCCGGTATCAAGTGCGGGTAATATTCCCACCGGTTTCGATCTCGATAAATTATATAATTCACGTTCACATCCGCGCGGTTTAAAACTAACGGTATACGGCGCGTCAGATGCGCTTAACTCATTGGGTGTTGATTGGGATTCAATCCTGACATTAATTAATCCAGATGAAGTCTCTGTTTATGCTGGTAGTGCACTTGGTCAAGTGGATGAAAATTCATTTGGCGGCATGCTGTCTGCTTATTTCAAAGGTGGCCGTGTTAGTACCAAAATGATGGCAATGGCATTAGCCGAAATGCCTGCAGACTTTATTAATAGCTATGTGATCAACAGTGCCGGTACAACGGGGACGAATATGGGCGCTTGTGCTAGCTTCCTGTATAACTTGCGTCAGGGGATGTTAGATATCCAATCTGGTAAGTCAAAAGTCGCGATCGTGGGGAACGCTGAAGCACCTGTTGAAACTGGCGTGATGGAAGGTTTCCGCGTGATGGGGGCATTAGCTGAAGATGATCAGCTTAAAGCATTGGATAACAGTGATAGCGTGGATAACCGTCGTGCTTGTCGTCCATTTTCATCTAACGCAGGCTTTACCATGGCGGAGTCAGCACAATTTGTGGTGTTGATGGATGATGAATTAGCTTTAGAGCTCGGTGTGACTATTTACGGTTCTGTTGCTGATGTATTCATTAATGCCGACGCCAATAAAAAATCAATTTCAGCACCAGGTATTGGTAACTACGTGACAGTGGCGAAAGCAACAGCATTAGCGAAAGCCATTTTAGGCGAAGGTGGTTTACAGCATACCTTTGTCCAAGCGCATGGGACAGGCACGCCACAAAACCGCGTTACTGAAAGTCATATTTTGAGTGAAGTTGCGGCTAGCTTTAATATTACTAATTGGCCTGTTACGGCCATTAAATCATATGTTGGCCATTCAATGGGGGCCGCAGCTGGCGATCAATTAGTGGCATCGCTTGGAGTATGGCAGCATGGTTGGATCCCAGGTATTAAAACTATCGATCATATTGCTGATGATGTTCACCAAGCTAACCTTAACATTTTAACTGACCATCAGTTTGTTGGCGATAAAGGCCAAGAGATGAAAGCGGTATTGTTGAACGCGAAAGGGTTTGGCGGTAACAACGCGACTGGCTTAGTATTATCTCCTCAGCAAACTTTGATGATGCTTAAAGCTAAGTACGGTGCGTCGGTAGTAAATACTTACCAAGAAAAGAACAGCCAAATCCAACAAACGGCAGCAACAGCTGATCGCAATGCTTGTGCTGGCGATGAAAACATCCGTTATGCATTTGGTAATGCGGTGATTGATGAAGCGGGCGTTAACATCAGCACTGAAGAAGTGCGTTTACAAGGTTTTGCAAACGCCATCAAGTTAGCACAAAGTAACCCATATCAAGATTATAGCTAG